The following DNA comes from Caulobacter mirabilis.
AGCCGGGCGGCGAGCCAGGCGGCTTCGGCCGTGATCTCCAATATCCGCAGGCCGAAGGTCGGGAGCGCGACCAGAAGGTCGTCCGGCATGGCCAGCAGCACGACTTGCTGGTCGGGCTGTCGGCCGGTTCTGCCCTGCGCCTGCTTGGCCCTGATCTGACGGCGCTTGTCGTCGATCTCGTAGATGCTGGCGGCGCTGACGTAGACGACGTCGGCCTCGGCGATCCAACGACGCGCGGTCTCGCTCAGACGCGGACTGTCCAGCTGCCACCAGAGCAGGACGTGCGTGTCCAGCAGGACGCTCACGACAGGAAGTCGTCGTCCGTGGGGATGAACTCGCCGTCGACCTCAAGGAACGGATCGAGGTCGGGGAGTTGTCCGAGATGCTTCCAGCCGCCGGGCTGGCGCAGGGTCTTCGCGGGCGGCGCCACCGGCGTCAGCGTCACCGCCGGCTTGCCGGCGCGGGACAGCACGATGGTTTCGCCGGCTTCGGCGCGAGCGACCAGCTCGGACAGCCGGCTCTTGGCCTGGGCGATGTTGATCTGGGTCGACATGGTCCGAGCATAGCAGATGAAACGAGTTGGACCAACTGCAGGCCTAGTTGGTCCAACGTTGCGGGAGCCCCTCTCATGCCCCTCTTCCCCCGTCTCCGCGGGCGCTTCCGCGCGCCCGAGGCCCCCGAGATCAAGGACTCCCGCGCCGCGGCCCTGGTCGCCCTGACCGCCGCCGGGCGGCCGGTGTGGACGCCGCGGGACTACGAGAGCCTGGCGCGGGAGGGGTTCGCCAAGAACCCCGTGGCCTATCGCTGCGTCCGGATGATCGCCGAGGCGGCGGCCTCCGCGCCGCTGGTCGTGTTCGAGGGCGGGCGGCGGGTCGACGACCATCCGCTGCGCCGCCTGCTCGACCGGCCCAACCCGGAACAGGCCGGGCCCGATCTGCTGGAGGCCTTCTTCGGGGCGCTGCAGGTCAGCGGCAACGGCTATCTGGAGGCTGTGGGCGAGGCGCCGGACGAGCTCTATGTCCTGCGGCCGGACCGTATGAAGGTGGTGCCTGGCCGCCAGGGCTGGCCCCAGGCCTGGGAGTATACGGTCGGCGGGCGCAGCGTGCGGATCGGACGCGAGGCCGACGGCTGGCTGCCGGTTCTGCAGCTGCGGCTGCTCAACCCGGCCGACGACTACTACGGCGCCAGCCCGCTGGAGGCGGCCGCCTTCGCCATCGACGTCCACAACGCCAGCGGGGCCTGGAACAAGGCGCTGCTCGACAACGCCGCCCGGCCGAGCGGGGCGTTGGTCTACTCCAACGCGGACGCCGGCGACCGGCTGTCGGAGGCCCAGTTCGAGACCCTGAAGGCCGAGCTGGCGGCCCGCACTGGCCCCGGCGCGGCGGGACGGCCGCTGCTGCTGGAGGGCGGGCTCGACTGGCGGCCGATGTCGCTGAGCCCCGCCGAGATGGACTTCATCGCCGGCAAGCACGCCGCGGCGCGCGAGATCGCCCTGGCCTTCGGCGTGCCGCCCCAGCTGCTGGGCATCCCCGGCGACAACACCTACGCCAACTACCGCGAGGCCAACGCGGCCTTCTGGCGGCAGACGGCGATCCCGCTGGCCGAGCGGCTGGCCCGGGCCCTGACCGGCTGGCTGGGCGTCCGGCATCCGAATGTCCGCATCGCCTGCGACCTGGACGCCGTCCCCGCCCTGTCAGCCGAGCGCGACGCCCTCTGGGCCCGGCTCGAGGCGGCGACCTTCCTGACCCCCGACGAGCGCCGCCGCCTGGCGGGGCTGGAGCACTGAGACATGCCCGCATCCCGAAACCCCGCGACTGGTTTCCGGTTCGACAAACAGGTCACCCTGGCCGTCATCGTCACCATCGCCGTCCAGGCGGGCGGCGGGCTGATGTGGGCCGGGCGGGCCTCGGCCCGGATCGACGAGCTGCAGCGCAAGATCGACCGCCAGGCCGACCTCAGCGAACGCCTGACCCGGCTGGAGGAGCAGGTCGCGGCCACCCGCGTCACTCTGGAGCGCCTCGAACGCCGCCTGGAGACGGGCGAGCTGTGAAGGATGCTCCCCCCTTGGGGGAGCTGTCGGC
Coding sequences within:
- a CDS encoding type II toxin-antitoxin system Phd/YefM family antitoxin, producing MSTQINIAQAKSRLSELVARAEAGETIVLSRAGKPAVTLTPVAPPAKTLRQPGGWKHLGQLPDLDPFLEVDGEFIPTDDDFLS
- a CDS encoding phage portal protein, producing MPLFPRLRGRFRAPEAPEIKDSRAAALVALTAAGRPVWTPRDYESLAREGFAKNPVAYRCVRMIAEAAASAPLVVFEGGRRVDDHPLRRLLDRPNPEQAGPDLLEAFFGALQVSGNGYLEAVGEAPDELYVLRPDRMKVVPGRQGWPQAWEYTVGGRSVRIGREADGWLPVLQLRLLNPADDYYGASPLEAAAFAIDVHNASGAWNKALLDNAARPSGALVYSNADAGDRLSEAQFETLKAELAARTGPGAAGRPLLLEGGLDWRPMSLSPAEMDFIAGKHAAAREIALAFGVPPQLLGIPGDNTYANYREANAAFWRQTAIPLAERLARALTGWLGVRHPNVRIACDLDAVPALSAERDALWARLEAATFLTPDERRRLAGLEH
- a CDS encoding type II toxin-antitoxin system VapC family toxin, which codes for MSVLLDTHVLLWWQLDSPRLSETARRWIAEADVVYVSAASIYEIDDKRRQIRAKQAQGRTGRQPDQQVVLLAMPDDLLVALPTFGLRILEITAEAAWLAARLPFDHPDPWDRILVAQAKLLACPLITADRRLHDQAKDTPIVW